The Metabacillus schmidteae genome includes a region encoding these proteins:
- a CDS encoding iron-containing alcohol dehydrogenase, whose protein sequence is MENFTYYNPTKLIFGKGQVEQLKAEIPQYGKNVLLVYGGGSIKRNGLYDQVVEILKKSNLNLFELAGVEPNPRLSTVHRGVEICKKENVDFILAVGGGSVIDCSKAIAVGAKYEGDAWDIVTKKHIPTEALPFGTVLTLAATGSEMNSGSVITNWETKEKYGWGSPLTFPKFSILDPVNTFTVPKNHTVYGIVDMMSHIFEQYFHHTKNTPLQDRFCESTLKTVIEAAPKLIEDLENYELRETILYSGTIALNGQLQMGYRGDWASHNIEHAVSAVYDIPHAGGLAILFPNWMKHNLDVNVSRFVQLAVNVFDVDPTGKDDRTVALEGIDRLREFWSSIGAPSRLQDYDITDENIDLMADKAMINGEFGNFKQLNKEDVVAILTASL, encoded by the coding sequence ATGGAAAACTTTACATATTATAATCCGACAAAACTTATTTTTGGTAAGGGACAAGTCGAGCAATTAAAAGCAGAGATACCTCAATATGGAAAAAATGTTCTCCTGGTTTACGGAGGAGGAAGCATCAAGCGTAACGGTTTATATGACCAAGTCGTTGAGATCTTAAAAAAATCAAATCTTAACCTATTTGAATTAGCCGGGGTTGAACCGAATCCGAGATTGTCAACGGTTCATCGCGGAGTGGAGATTTGTAAAAAGGAAAATGTAGATTTTATTTTAGCTGTAGGCGGCGGAAGTGTTATTGACTGTTCAAAAGCGATTGCTGTTGGAGCAAAATACGAAGGTGATGCTTGGGATATTGTGACAAAGAAACATATTCCAACAGAAGCTTTACCATTTGGAACTGTTTTAACATTGGCTGCAACCGGTTCAGAAATGAATTCAGGCTCTGTTATTACAAATTGGGAAACAAAAGAAAAATACGGCTGGGGAAGTCCGCTAACTTTTCCTAAGTTTTCAATCTTAGACCCTGTAAATACATTTACGGTTCCAAAGAATCATACGGTATATGGAATTGTTGATATGATGTCACATATTTTTGAACAGTATTTTCATCATACGAAAAATACCCCATTACAAGACCGTTTCTGTGAATCAACACTTAAAACAGTTATCGAAGCAGCACCTAAATTAATTGAGGATTTAGAGAATTATGAGCTACGTGAGACCATTCTTTATTCAGGAACAATTGCTTTGAATGGACAGTTGCAAATGGGATATCGTGGTGATTGGGCAAGTCATAATATTGAGCATGCGGTATCTGCTGTGTATGATATTCCACATGCTGGAGGTCTGGCAATTCTTTTTCCAAACTGGATGAAGCATAATCTTGACGTTAATGTTTCTCGCTTTGTTCAGCTGGCAGTAAACGTGTTTGACGTTGACCCAACAGGTAAAGACGACCGAACTGTTGCTTTGGAGGGAATTGATCGACTGCGTGAATTCTGGAGTAGCATCGGTGCTCCAAGCCGATTACAGGATTATGACATTACCGATGAAAATATTGATCTCATGGCAGATAAAGCCATGATCAACGGTGAATTCGGAAACTTTAAACAGCTTAACAAGGAAGATGTTGTTGCTATTTTAACTGCTTCTCTATAA
- a CDS encoding DUF378 domain-containing protein, protein MSAIQRIALVLTIIGAINWGLIGFFQFDLVAAIFGGQSSALSRIIYGLVGIAGLINLGLLFKPSAEVSREPRPEAR, encoded by the coding sequence ATGAGCGCAATTCAACGTATAGCACTTGTACTTACAATTATTGGAGCCATTAACTGGGGGCTAATCGGATTCTTTCAATTCGATTTAGTAGCCGCTATCTTTGGTGGACAATCATCGGCATTATCACGAATCATCTACGGATTAGTCGGTATTGCCGGATTAATCAACCTTGGGCTACTATTTAAGCCTTCTGCAGAAGTGTCAAGAGAACCTCGTCCAGAAGCAAGATAA
- a CDS encoding YugN-like family protein: protein MIEVRSRLEGQTFQLYDLEQTLKPLGYDIGGNWDYDHGSFDYKMDSEVGYQFLRIPFTSVDGQLDSRNTTVKLGTPFLLSHKYQIGLDDHVHIGNFSASFDQFQEPVDKDATFPEEYIDLGKALVKELEAALLD, encoded by the coding sequence ATGATTGAAGTTCGTTCAAGATTAGAAGGACAAACATTTCAATTATATGACTTAGAACAAACACTTAAGCCTTTAGGATATGATATTGGTGGAAACTGGGATTATGACCACGGTTCCTTTGATTATAAAATGGATTCAGAAGTTGGCTATCAATTTTTGAGAATTCCTTTTACATCAGTAGATGGTCAGCTTGACTCAAGAAATACAACAGTCAAGCTTGGAACACCTTTTCTTTTATCACATAAATATCAGATAGGTTTAGATGACCATGTCCATATTGGGAATTTTAGTGCTTCCTTTGATCAATTTCAGGAGCCGGTTGATAAGGATGCAACCTTCCCGGAAGAATATATTGATTTGGGGAAGGCGCTAGTGAAGGAGCTTGAGGCTGCATTATTAGATTAG
- a CDS encoding glucose-6-phosphate isomerase — MTHVRFDYSNALPFFNEHEITYLRDFVKVAHHSIHEQTGAGSDFLGWVDLPKNYDKEEFARIQKSAEKIKNDSDVLLVIGIGGSYLGARAAIEMLNHSFYNSLAKEQRQAPQVIFVGNNISSTYMNDVLDLLEGKDFSINVISKSGTTTEPALAFRIFRKLLEEKYGKAEAKQRIYATTDKARGALKTLATEEGYESFIIPDDVGGRYSVLTAVGLLPIAVTGVDIEAMMKGAAAASDDFGKSELEENPAYQYAVVRNVLYNKGKTIEMLINYEPGLQYFAEWWKQLFGESEGKDQKGIYPSSANFSTDLHSLGQYVQEGRRDIFETVINVETSRHELTVEAEESDLDGLNYLAGKSVDFVNKKAFQGTMLAHTDGGVPNLVVSIPQMDEYTFGYLVYFFEKACAMSGYLLGVNPFDQPGVEAYKVNMFALLGKPGFEEKKAELEKRLEK; from the coding sequence ATGACGCATGTACGTTTTGACTACTCGAATGCCTTACCATTTTTTAACGAACATGAAATTACATACTTACGTGACTTTGTAAAAGTTGCACACCATTCTATTCATGAACAAACTGGCGCTGGAAGTGATTTCTTAGGCTGGGTGGATCTGCCGAAAAACTATGATAAAGAAGAATTTGCACGTATTCAAAAAAGTGCAGAAAAAATCAAAAATGATTCTGATGTTCTTCTTGTCATTGGAATTGGCGGTTCATACCTGGGAGCTCGTGCAGCTATTGAAATGCTGAATCATTCTTTCTACAATTCTTTAGCGAAAGAACAAAGACAAGCTCCACAAGTCATTTTTGTTGGAAATAACATTAGCTCTACATATATGAATGATGTTCTTGATTTACTTGAAGGAAAAGACTTCTCCATTAATGTTATTTCTAAATCTGGTACAACAACAGAGCCTGCTTTAGCATTCCGTATCTTCAGAAAACTACTTGAAGAGAAATACGGCAAAGCGGAAGCAAAACAACGTATCTATGCAACAACTGACAAAGCTCGTGGCGCATTAAAAACACTTGCTACTGAAGAAGGATACGAATCGTTTATCATTCCTGATGATGTAGGCGGTCGTTATTCTGTCTTAACAGCTGTTGGTTTGTTACCGATTGCTGTAACAGGCGTTGATATTGAGGCAATGATGAAAGGTGCTGCAGCTGCTAGTGACGACTTTGGTAAGTCCGAGCTTGAGGAAAACCCTGCATACCAATACGCAGTTGTTCGTAATGTTCTTTATAATAAAGGGAAAACAATTGAAATGCTTATTAACTATGAGCCAGGACTTCAATACTTTGCTGAATGGTGGAAGCAACTATTTGGTGAAAGTGAAGGGAAAGACCAAAAAGGAATTTATCCTTCTTCTGCAAACTTCTCAACAGATCTTCATTCATTAGGTCAATATGTACAAGAAGGACGTCGTGACATTTTTGAAACTGTTATCAATGTTGAAACATCTCGTCATGAGCTAACTGTAGAAGCAGAAGAAAGTGATTTGGACGGATTAAATTACCTTGCTGGTAAATCTGTAGATTTCGTTAACAAAAAGGCATTCCAAGGTACAATGTTAGCTCACACTGATGGAGGAGTACCAAACTTAGTTGTTTCTATTCCTCAAATGGATGAGTACACATTTGGTTACTTAGTGTATTTCTTCGAAAAAGCATGTGCAATGAGCGGTTACTTATTAGGAGTAAATCCATTTGACCAACCAGGTGTTGAAGCATACAAAGTAAATATGTTTGCATTACTTGGAAAACCCGGCTTTGAAGAGAAAAAAGCTGAGCTTGAAAAACGCTTAGAAAAATAA
- the yugI gene encoding S1 domain-containing post-transcriptional regulator GSP13, whose product MTTKYEIGSVHTGKVTGIQPYGAFVALDEETQGLVHISEITHGFVKDVNEHLNINDEVQVKVLSIDEKSGKISLSIRATQEAPVEEKKEAPKKPKKRQATVKAETETPQGFNTLKDKLEEWIEQSKREEVKK is encoded by the coding sequence ATGACAACTAAGTATGAAATAGGTAGTGTGCATACAGGAAAAGTAACAGGAATTCAACCATACGGAGCATTCGTTGCACTTGACGAAGAAACACAAGGATTAGTACACATTTCTGAAATTACTCATGGTTTTGTAAAGGATGTAAACGAGCACTTAAATATCAATGATGAAGTGCAAGTAAAAGTTCTTTCTATCGATGAGAAATCAGGAAAAATCAGCTTATCAATTCGTGCAACTCAAGAAGCACCAGTTGAAGAGAAAAAAGAAGCTCCTAAAAAACCAAAAAAACGTCAAGCGACTGTTAAGGCTGAAACAGAAACTCCTCAAGGCTTCAACACATTAAAGGATAAATTAGAAGAGTGGATCGAGCAATCTAAACGTGAAGAAGTAAAAAAATAA